The DNA region GCCCACGGAGATGGCAACAAGCGGCCAGTGTGGGCAAGCAGAGGGAGAAGCGGACTCAGGACGCTCACAAACCACACAGCACCTGCACGAGATTCAGAGGAAGGCGCAGAGGCAGCCCTGTGGATGCCCAGCGAAATGCAAGGAACACGGGCTCGATTTCATTGCCCCATTTGCCCCCCTGACGGGTTGTCCTTGCGCAAGACACAGCTTGCGGCAGCAGAGCTGAGCACTGCAGAGGGGGGACCAGGATGGAACCTTTTGCCTACCTCACTGGATTGCACTGACCATGGGATGCCTACCCGTCCTCAGGCAGAAGACGCCCACCGGGTCCTCCATAAAGAGACTGGGACCCCATCACCTCAAAGCCAGAGGGTCCCCAAGTCATAGCCAAGAGCGCTCAAGTCGCAAGGATGGAAGCCTGACCGTTAAGAATTTGACTGCAGGAGCTGCTAGCCCTGCTCCCATGTGGTCCCTCCCTAAGCCACCCAGACTCCTCTTCCAAGGCAACTGAAAACCCAGACTACGAACAGTCACCTAACATCCCCCTCCTAAAGCTTCAGGCTCAGAGCCCATGGACCCCCAGGTCTACAAAGTAGCCTCAAGTTTCTCTAACTACCTTCACTCCCAATTTGAAGCAAACGGCTTACAGCCTGGTCCCAAGCTATGCCAAGGAATGGTTGGTGGGTGGCAGTGTGGTGGCCTGGCTGGCGTCTGGCGGGTGGGGAACAGGAGTTGGGTCACTGGGGGGTTGGGCAAaggaggagctggaggtgggAAGCTTCCAGTTCTATTCCCATTAAAGGACTTTATGAAGGGTTTTCTCTATGTTGGTCTTGTGTTCCAGGGCTGGGGGTAGAAGGGCCACACCGTGGTCCTGGCCTCAGCAGTGAGTTGCAACTCTCTCcaaacctctgtttcctcatctttagaaAGGGGTGGACAGCGTCTGGCTATTCAGAGAAGCTATGTGGTTCAGCTATGGGATTGGGGGTCAGGGAAGTTTGGCAAAACGAAGGGACTCCTGTGTCAGGATACTAAAGAAGGGAGAGCCCTGGATTTGCACCCCTTCCTGTTCACCCAACACCCCCATGAGCTGTCCCACAGACAACTCATAAGGGGAACAGAATTCAGTTTTTACCAAGGAAACGCCCATGTTTCCCATCACTGGCATCACCACCCAAGCCAGAAGCCTTGGCAGTTTCCTTGAGTCTTTTTCATCCTTCATCCATTTATCTGACTCCCTGTCAATTTCCCGCTGTTGAGCCAAATATCTTTGGAATCCGAACGCTTCTTTTCATCATCACTGCTCTTGTAGACCAAGCCAACAGTGGTCCACGCCCTGCCCTCTTCATTCTCCATACCGTGGCCACGTGGATCCATCCTTCCCAAACTCAGATCCCAACCTTGTCACCAACCCACAGCTCCTTGTGGCCGTGAGAAGGGATTCCAAATGTGAGTGCCTACAGGAACTGTGGTGGCAATGTAACTAAGCGAGGAAAGTGGCCGGGTTTGAGGGGGAACCCCAGGACCAGCGAGGTGCGATAGGACCACTGACACTTGGGCTCAGCGTTGGGATTTGACAAATGCTAGGGAAATGGCAGCAAACTGGAGAATATATGCCACGTCCAAAGACAGCAACGGCTACTTGGCCCCGGCAGGATGCAGACTGCATTGCTAGATCTTCCAAATTTTTCAGAAGTTGCATTAGTGCGTATTATGTAAAAATctcttgattttcaaatgttggcaACTAACTCAGCCTTTTTTTGGTTAATGTATGGGCTAAACCAAATGTGTCAGTGTCTTATATCCAGCAGGTGCCAGCGGCCAGCCCCGGGCCTACAAGATCACCCAAGGGCCGCTGTTTGGAATTCACGGCCCTTCAGGATCCAGCCTCCTACCGCCAGCCTCTCAAACCATACCAATCTATTTGAAATTCTCTGGAACAGCTGGGTTGAGTTAGACACACAAAACCCTCCACCTGGAATTCTTTGCCCACTTTACCTGGCAAGCTCCTGTGGCTCTGTCGTCCTTCAGGCgtctctcctccaggaagcttggTTAGCCCCCTAGCCTGATGAAGTGACTCTTCCATGCTCTCAGCCCCCGGTGAAACTTCCATGTCCTTTAGATTGTGGTCTTCCACATCCATGTGACTTTTGAGCCCTGGTACGAGGTCTGTCGCCTGCTGGATCTCCAGCCTTCGAGCATGGTGGCCACACTGCCGCCCTCTCGTGGGTCAAACCGGACTCACCAGGCAGTGCCCCCTGAACCGGCTTTGTCTTCAGGTTTCAGTACTGAGGGAGCCCGGACTGTAGTCCCAGTGCTACCACAAACTTCTTAGGTATCTTTGGAGCCTCTTTCTTCTCTACGACCTCAGCATCCTCTTCCGACAAGTAGGATAACTAAATGAACCTTGCAGGTCATATATTTCACTGTTTCAAGAACCAAAATGAGGGCTGTGAAAGGGCTTTTGAAGCTCCCCTAAGTCACCCTGGAGGGAGAGGTTACTATGAGTGAGCTGTATAATAAGCACGCGTCTGCACAAGGCCGGAACACAGTAACGGCTTACCAGTTCTTTTCCATCTCACTCGAGGGCAAGGAACACGTCCAATTCATGTTTCCCCAGCGTCCATCGAAGGACCCAGCAGACAGGGGCCTTGGGGAAATGTTGGCTGAGTGAACAAATGCCAAAAGCTTCTTGAAGGGGAAGGAGTCCAGGCACATCGTCAGATCCCGAAAGCAGCGACTTACCTGTTTTGTTCATCTCCCATTTGCCCCACTGGAAGCCTAGAGCCTGGATATGGTGAACCCTTGGTAACTACCAgctgaaggaggaaaagcagagagagCGAGGGTGAGGCAGGAGGTGTCAGGAAATCGAAATCCCAGGAAACAAAAGTTCTCAACCTTCGGTTTGTCAGCgcttaatcccctccccctgggAGGCAAGAAAGGACTCCAGCGGCCCTGTTGATAAGATTTATTATTCTCCGCTCTGTACAAGCCGCGTCTgccacccgccccccaccccccacaaacCAAGAGCGCCCAGTCCCCCCTTGTGCCCCCCCAAACTGCTCGTACCCCACTGTCCGGCCAGATTccaaaggaagggggaagggcagtTCAGGCCCACCTCCACCGAGCTTATTGGGGGACTGAACAGCTGCTGGGGCAGGCGGCTGATGAGGGTTACAAAACGGGGCTGGACGGAGGATTAAGTTCAGCGTCTGATAGGAGGAGAAGAGGGCCAGAGAGGTCCAGATGGGGATGGTTCAGTCTTGAGTTTGCATGACATGGGCCTGGAAGGAGGCTAGTCTGTCTGAAGTTCTGAAGGATGGATGGGAcaaagagaggaggggaaagagtcTGCTCGGCCTCCCGAAGGGGCGAGTCCGGAAGGGGACACCTGATCGGAGTGGCAGATGGGAAGCACCCCGGAAGCACCCCCGCCCTGGTCAGGCATCCTTCCCGGGCAAGGTGCCCGTCCCTGCTCCAGGCCCCCCGAGGCCCTCGGCCTTGTGGGCCAGGCGGTGTTTCTTGAGGCCGTAGGTGTTGGCGAAACCCTCACCGCAGGAGGAGCAGCGGAAGGGCCGGCCGCCCTGGTGAGCCGCCAGGTGCTTACGGAAGTAGCCAGGATCCTTGAAGGCCTTGAGGCAGGCGGGACAGCGGAGCTCGGGCCGCGGCGGCTCGTGCGCGCGCTGGTGGCGCAGCACGGAGCTCAGGTAGAAGAAGCCCTTGCCGCAGTGCTCGCAGCGGTAGGCGCGCTCGCCCAGGTGCAGCCGCTGGTGCTCCAGCAGGTTGGAGCGGTAGCGGAAGGTCTTGCCGCAGGCGCCGCAGCGCTGGGGCCGGGCCACCGCGTGCAGCCGCCGATGCTCCGCCAGGCTGGACGACTGCGCGAAGCGCTTGGCGCACACGCCGCATTTGAAGGCCCGCTCGCCCGTGTGCACCACGCGGTGCTGCCGCAGGTACCAGGAGCGCAGGAAGCCTCGGCCACACACGCCGCACCGGTAGGGCCGCTGCTCCGTGTGGCAGCGCTGGTGGCGCATCAGCAGGGCCGCCTCCCAGAAGCGCTTGCCGCACACCGGGCAGCGGAAGCCCCGCTTCTGCCGGTGGCTGCGGCGATGCAGGAGCAGGTCGTAGGCACCCGCGAAGCTCTGGCCGCAGAGGCCGCAGCCCAGGGTCCGCCGCACCAGGTGCACGTACTTGTGAGTCACGAGGCCCAGGAAGTGCTTGAAGCTCTGGCCGCACGTGGCACAACTGAAGCGCTCGGGGCCCGCACCAGCAGCCCCGCCGCCCCCGGCCACCGCCGCCCCGCTCGCATCGTCGCCCCCAGACACCCCTGCCAGCGCCGCCACGGCCGCCCCCACCTCCCCGGCCAGCCCGTTGTCCAGCACGTTGGCCGCATCGGTGCTGCTGGAGCCATCCGAGGGCTGGGGGCCGCCGGGCGCGGGCGGGAGCAGGCGCTCGGGAGCAGCCTGGTGGACCAGCTTGTGCCACATGAGGTTCTCGATGAAGCCGAACGTCTTGCCGCAGGCGTCGCAGCCGTACGGCTTCTCCGCCATGTGCGCCTCCTTGTGGCTCATGACGTGGAAGAGGTCCGGGAAGTGCTCGCCGCAGTCCGAGCAGGCATAGCTCAGTCCATCGGCGGCGCCCCCGGACGTGGCCGAAGCGCCCGGGCCACAGGCCCCGGCCGCACCCTGGCTGGCCGGGAGGCCGGCGGCCCCGGCCAGGGCGCAGGGCAGCTGGAGCCGGTGCACCTGGCGGTGGCGGGTGAGGCTCTGCGGGTAGCCGAAGACCTTGCCGCACAGCTCGCACTTGTAGGGCCGCTCGCGGGTGTGCACCACGTGGTGCTTGCTCAAGTGGAAGGACTCGCGGAAGCGCTTCCCGCACACCGGGCACTGGTGTGGCTTCTCGCCCGTGTGGATGCGCTCGTGGCGCTTCAGGGTCTCGCGGCGCCCGAAGCCGCGCCCGCAGATGCCGCAGCAGAACGTCTTGCCGGGGACGCTGGCGCCCGAGGCTCCAGCCCCGCTGGTACCGGCCCCGCCGAGCAGCAGCGGGTGAGCGCCCAGGAGCGGGACGGGCACAGCGCCGTACACCaccgccgccgcggccgccgccgccttcTCGCTGTCTGTGGCCGGGGGGTCGGGGGGTAGGAGGTAGGGTCCCGAGGGGAAGGTGGGCGGGGGCTGCGGGACGGAGGCCGTCGCGTCCTTGGGCGCGTCGGGGGCCGCGGGCGGGGCGTGGGCAGCCTTGTGCCGCAGCAGGCTCTGGGGCGCCGAGTAGGACTTGCCGCACAGGTCGCAGGGGTACACGGGCCTCGGCCCCGCTGCGCCCGCGCCCGCGTGGGCCGCCTGGTGCTTGAGCAGGTAGGCAGCGTCGCGGAAGGCCTTCCCGCAGATGCCGCAGGGCAGGCGCAGCAGGTCGGCGGAGTGCGTCTTCACGTGCCGCTTGAGGCTCTCCCTGCGGTTGAAGCTCTTGCTGCACACGGAGCACGAGAagggcttctcgcccgtgtgGATGATCTGGTGCTGGTGCAGGTGGCTGGGCTTCTTGAACACCTTCCAGCAAAGCGTGCAAGCGAACGGGCCATCGccgccccccgccgccgccgccgctgccggaGGGGGCACCCCCAGCCCCGCAGGGGCGGTGGGGGTCGCGTTGCCGtcggcgggggcggcgggcgtGGCCGGGGGGCCGGAGGACGCCGAGgtgggggcggcggcggcggcggcggcggcgggcgcgggcAGGCCCAGCGGGGGGAGCGGCGCGCCTGGCTGCTGCGGGCCCCCCGCGGCCGGCGGCACGTCCTTGTGGCAGCGGCGGTGGCGGATGAGGCTGGAGACGTGGTTGTAGGTGCGGCCGCAGACGCCGCACTCGTATGGCCTCTCCCCCGAGTGCACCAGCATGTGCTGGACCAGGTGCGAGGACTGCTTGAAGGACTTCTGGCACACGCCGCAGGGGAAGCGCCGCTCCATCAGGTACTTCAGCCTCCGGAAGTAGCCCTTGTCGTCCTTGGCGGGATCGCAGCCCGCCCCCGCGGTGGGGCCCGGCGGCGTCTGCGAGGGCGCGGGGAGCGGCCCGGGCGTCCCCGTGGGGGCAGCCAGCCCCGGCGTCGCCCCCGGCCCGGATGCCGGCCCTCCGCGCTTCAGGTTCCCGAACAGGTGCTGGTGTCCCGAGAGGTCGACGATGCCCCACTGCGGGGCCGGGAAGGCGGCATCGAAGAGCGGAGGAGGGGGCGCCCCGAAGGCGGGCGGCAGGGGCGGGTCGGGCTTCTTGGCTTGGGAGGAGGACGACGAAGAGGACGACGAGGACGACGAGGATGAGGAGGGCACCTCGGCCTTGGGTTTGAAGGTGGACTGCGGCGGGTAGTCGtactgcggcggcggcggctggggCGGCGGCTGGGGCGGCGGCCCGGGGGCGCAGGGCAGCGCCGCCACCGCCTTGGCGTGCTCCCCGTACAGTTCCATGGGCTCGAAGCGCTGGTGGTTGAGGAACTCCAGGAAGTCGAAGGGGTAGCTCTGGAAGTGAACCCCGTCCTCGCCCCCTAGGCCGCTGCTCCCGCCGCCCCCGGCGCCGCTGCCCGCTGCGTTGGCCTCCATCCTGGgcgggtgggaggtgggggaaccCTGCAGAGAGGAGGACGGGGCTGAGGAGGCAGGGCCTCGCGCGGGGTCCCCCGGCTGTGGGCACTGGAAGACTCACACCCACCGGCTCGAGATCCGCCTCCCTCATCGTCCAGCCTGGCTCACCCGTCCCTCTGTCCCTCCACCCCACAGACCAGCCTTCCTCTTGGCTCCGCTGGCCCCAGTGACCTCTCCCCGTCGGCCTGTCCCCTTTCTGAGTCCTCTTCGCTCCTCGTCTCCCTCCTGTTACTCTGATGCCTTCTATCTCTCCCCGTTCGTCTAGGCTCTTCACACATCTCTATCCAGCCTGCAGACCCTGCAGGCCCTCGACTTCCTCTCCTGAGATTCTAATTCTTCCAGCATCCCCGGCTTCCGCTTTCAGTCCCTTGTGCAAACTCTCTCAGGCCTCCACTCTGGGCCCCCCCAGGCCCTCTGCTctgagccccctcccccccaacacacacacactatccccagccccctcctctcaaTCCCCTCAGGTTGGGCCTTTGTCAAATGATGATAATAGTTTCCATCAGAGCGGTTAAGAGGGTGGCCTCTGGAGACAATGCCAGATCTGAATCTAAGCCCTGCCAttctctagctgtgtgaccacagaCGAGTTCCTGAAGCTCTCTGTGCCTCgacttcctcatctgcaaatgaaGGTGACAGAGCACctccctacctcacagggctgctgtgaggctCCAGCAAGCTATGTGCGTACGGCGCCTGCTTCCCGGCACGCTGGACGGGATTCTAGTTATTGCTCTCACTGCTAGCAGCACGAAGAGAAAGTCAGGACAAATGAGGACAGCTGGAATGAAGTCAGTGTCGGGAGGGGGTTCTTCTACTACAAGGTAGGAAGGAGACTCTGCTTGCCTGGGAAGACCAAGTCACAGCAGCGGGGCTGGGCAGCCTGACACGGCAGGAAACACGCGGGCCCtggccctgggttcaagtcccgtCTCCTTCCTGACCCACACTCTCTCCACTTCTACAAGGGGGCGGTGACCCCCAGAAGGCAGGGGGGCTTAAGGGGGCTGAAACAGGAGGTAAGGAAACACAGCCACTGGCAGAGCTCGTTCAGCCCCTGGAGCTATCTGTACCTTCAGCGACATCGCACACCTGGGAGGAGCCTGGCGGATGCTCCGGGAGCACGGGTTCCTGTCCTCGCCCCTGGGGACCCTCCAGGATGGCAGTTATTCTCTGGGCGCCTCCTTTACAGGACTTCTCATTCCAGACTGCGGCTGTCCATGTCTGTCTACCCACCCCTCAACCTCGTCTCCTGCAATTGACCTCTGAGCCTCAGACCCCCCCAGGGACCTCGGGAAACGCCTCCACTGAGCGGGTGGAGAGCCGGTGGGAGAAGGGCCCGCAAGGTCTGCCATGATTCTTGGCCGCCATCCCCCTTTGCTGGGGGCCTGGCTCTGCGCCCAGCCCACCACAGGGGTCAGTGGGGGCTACCAACGCCAGGGCCCATCAGCCCCCATCCATCTGGCTGTCTCCCCAGACAGGTGAAAGGTGAGTGTCTCCTCCACCCCTGCCCGGAGGTCAGTATTTTTAGCCTCCAGCTCTGGGTGTCCCTGGATGAGACTCAACATCCTATGGCCTTCACACTCCCCTAGTTAAGCTGATCTCCGGAAGCAGCAGAGGAGTGCCTGGGGGCTCGGGGAAGCCTGTGGGCAGAACCTGAGTCTGGGAGACGGCGCTGGActgggctgggggacagggagaAAGTACATGGAGGAAGGGTGCAGGGAGTAGGGGAGCAGTTAGGGTGCTACGGTGGGGGCATGGGGGGACAGCGTCCTAGGAAGGAAGCCCCGCCCTGGCTCGCCTCCATCAGAGCACAGGTTAACAGCTAGCTCTGCCGGGGCATTTCCCACAGGCCAGCACGCTTCCAAGCAGGTCACGCACACTAACTCACTGAATCCCCACCACAGTTCTATGAGATTGTGACACGGGGCCTgttgttatccccatttgacaaaacagaggcacagagaggacaagtgatttggccaaggtcacagagcaagtttGTGGCTGGaccccaccactaccaccaccacacacacatacaggatTGTTCCCTGAGGAGGACGAAGGGGAGGGTGGAACTGTGGGGACAGGAGCCTTATTTGGGGGTGCTCTCTGCATTATGCGGGGCATTCATAGAAGGGGCCAGGTGGCTGGGGGAGGTATTTACCATCCTGAACAGATGGAGCAGTGATGTGGTGAGGCCGTTCCCTCttgcctggaacattcttccccagACCTCAAGGCTCCCTCCCGtgcctccttcaggtctctgctcagatgtcatcTCCAAGAGAGGGAAAACCTCTAACCCCACCACTCACCAGCCCCTCATCCTGCTGCATTTTTTTCACCACAGTCATTGCCACCAACTTATTGCgtatatttcctttgctgtgtatttactgtctggcctcCTCACCTAAGACAGCGAAGACTTggcctgtcttgttcaccactgggcccctagcacctagcacagcacctggcacagtgtgggtacttgataaatatttgctgaaatgtGGGAATTAAACAGCACCCTCCCAAATCACCAGAGGGTCTACaatgaaatcacaaggaaaactagatgaacaagaaatggaaaagcaacaTACCAAAACAGCAGATGCAGCTAAAGCTGTGCTCAGAGataaatttatagctgtaaatgtcTACGGATACTTATTTGTTGCAGGAGTGAAGGGATGAGACTATGCTGACCAGAGCTacctgagggaggaagggggacatTTAGTGGAGACGGAGCTAATACTGGCAGGGTGTTCCCAGGAGAATGAATTCTGGTGGAAGTGATGTTACGAAGAGGGCCCCAAGGGCAGGTGGGCAGATGCTGAAGGACTGCTGCTGGGAGAGGCAAAGGGGGTGTTACTGGGGACACAGCTGCTCAGGCTCACAATTATTTCCAGTGGTAAACGAGAGACATTTCCTTTCTCAGGGGACCCAAGCCTCAAACTGCTATCTTTCTAAGGGGAGATGTGCCATGGATTTCATGCACAGAGTGGTGTGATGGGGGGGAACCCCTCCCAAGGGGCAGGAGTCCCACAGCAACCGCAATCACAATCATGACAACTCATGTTTATTGTTTGACCAGTTTCACATGTACCATCACCTTGATGCCTCATAATAGTGCTGTACCGTTATTGGACCCATTTTATATGTAGGGAAACTGAGGAGAAGGGGGGGTCATTTCCCTAAGGTCATGTAGCCAGTGGAGGGGAAAGCAAGTATTGGACTCCAGGTCTCTCTGATGCCAGGACCTGTGGGCCATTCTGG from Balaenoptera musculus isolate JJ_BM4_2016_0621 chromosome 19, mBalMus1.pri.v3, whole genome shotgun sequence includes:
- the ZNF865 gene encoding zinc finger protein 865 isoform X1: MTSEQRPEGGTGGSLEVWGRMFQARGNGLTTSLLHLFRMGSPTSHPPRMEANAAGSGAGGGGSSGLGGEDGVHFQSYPFDFLEFLNHQRFEPMELYGEHAKAVAALPCAPGPPPQPPPQPPPPQYDYPPQSTFKPKAEVPSSSSSSSSSSSSSSSQAKKPDPPLPPAFGAPPPPLFDAAFPAPQWGIVDLSGHQHLFGNLKRGGPASGPGATPGLAAPTGTPGPLPAPSQTPPGPTAGAGCDPAKDDKGYFRRLKYLMERRFPCGVCQKSFKQSSHLVQHMLVHSGERPYECGVCGRTYNHVSSLIRHRRCHKDVPPAAGGPQQPGAPLPPLGLPAPAAAAAAAAPTSASSGPPATPAAPADGNATPTAPAGLGVPPPAAAAAAGGGDGPFACTLCWKVFKKPSHLHQHQIIHTGEKPFSCSVCSKSFNRRESLKRHVKTHSADLLRLPCGICGKAFRDAAYLLKHQAAHAGAGAAGPRPVYPCDLCGKSYSAPQSLLRHKAAHAPPAAPDAPKDATASVPQPPPTFPSGPYLLPPDPPATDSEKAAAAAAAVVYGAVPVPLLGAHPLLLGGAGTSGAGASGASVPGKTFCCGICGRGFGRRETLKRHERIHTGEKPHQCPVCGKRFRESFHLSKHHVVHTRERPYKCELCGKVFGYPQSLTRHRQVHRLQLPCALAGAAGLPASQGAAGACGPGASATSGGAADGLSYACSDCGEHFPDLFHVMSHKEAHMAEKPYGCDACGKTFGFIENLMWHKLVHQAAPERLLPPAPGGPQPSDGSSSTDAANVLDNGLAGEVGAAVAALAGVSGGDDASGAAVAGGGGAAGAGPERFSCATCGQSFKHFLGLVTHKYVHLVRRTLGCGLCGQSFAGAYDLLLHRRSHRQKRGFRCPVCGKRFWEAALLMRHQRCHTEQRPYRCGVCGRGFLRSWYLRQHRVVHTGERAFKCGVCAKRFAQSSSLAEHRRLHAVARPQRCGACGKTFRYRSNLLEHQRLHLGERAYRCEHCGKGFFYLSSVLRHQRAHEPPRPELRCPACLKAFKDPGYFRKHLAAHQGGRPFRCSSCGEGFANTYGLKKHRLAHKAEGLGGPGAGTGTLPGKDA
- the ZNF865 gene encoding zinc finger protein 865 isoform X2; the encoded protein is MEANAAGSGAGGGGSSGLGGEDGVHFQSYPFDFLEFLNHQRFEPMELYGEHAKAVAALPCAPGPPPQPPPQPPPPQYDYPPQSTFKPKAEVPSSSSSSSSSSSSSSSQAKKPDPPLPPAFGAPPPPLFDAAFPAPQWGIVDLSGHQHLFGNLKRGGPASGPGATPGLAAPTGTPGPLPAPSQTPPGPTAGAGCDPAKDDKGYFRRLKYLMERRFPCGVCQKSFKQSSHLVQHMLVHSGERPYECGVCGRTYNHVSSLIRHRRCHKDVPPAAGGPQQPGAPLPPLGLPAPAAAAAAAAPTSASSGPPATPAAPADGNATPTAPAGLGVPPPAAAAAAGGGDGPFACTLCWKVFKKPSHLHQHQIIHTGEKPFSCSVCSKSFNRRESLKRHVKTHSADLLRLPCGICGKAFRDAAYLLKHQAAHAGAGAAGPRPVYPCDLCGKSYSAPQSLLRHKAAHAPPAAPDAPKDATASVPQPPPTFPSGPYLLPPDPPATDSEKAAAAAAAVVYGAVPVPLLGAHPLLLGGAGTSGAGASGASVPGKTFCCGICGRGFGRRETLKRHERIHTGEKPHQCPVCGKRFRESFHLSKHHVVHTRERPYKCELCGKVFGYPQSLTRHRQVHRLQLPCALAGAAGLPASQGAAGACGPGASATSGGAADGLSYACSDCGEHFPDLFHVMSHKEAHMAEKPYGCDACGKTFGFIENLMWHKLVHQAAPERLLPPAPGGPQPSDGSSSTDAANVLDNGLAGEVGAAVAALAGVSGGDDASGAAVAGGGGAAGAGPERFSCATCGQSFKHFLGLVTHKYVHLVRRTLGCGLCGQSFAGAYDLLLHRRSHRQKRGFRCPVCGKRFWEAALLMRHQRCHTEQRPYRCGVCGRGFLRSWYLRQHRVVHTGERAFKCGVCAKRFAQSSSLAEHRRLHAVARPQRCGACGKTFRYRSNLLEHQRLHLGERAYRCEHCGKGFFYLSSVLRHQRAHEPPRPELRCPACLKAFKDPGYFRKHLAAHQGGRPFRCSSCGEGFANTYGLKKHRLAHKAEGLGGPGAGTGTLPGKDA